The genomic window CTTCACGTACCATTCGCTGGTGCCGTCGGCGTGGCGGCGGCCGAGCGCGCCGCCCGCGCCGTATAGCATCGAGTATTCCGTGACGGAGCTACCGCTCCCGGCGAACGATGCGCGGCGTTCGAGCTCCTTGCGGCCGTCGAGCATGATGTCGGTGCGGAGGGACACCAGCGAGCCGTTCTCGTAGGAATACGTCGCCACGCGCCAGCCGGAGGGGTCGTAGACGGCCAGCTCGCGCCACGTGCCCGAGCCGGAATCCTGCAGGAACACGGCGGGCATGCCGTCCATGTCGTAGGCGATGGAGAGTCCCCTGGAGCTGTCGTGCATCATGCGGCCCGAAGCGTCGTAGGCGAAGTTGTTCGCACGGGAGGCGTTGCGGCCCGCGTCCATCGGAGTATGGCCCGTTGCGCTGGACACGGCGTAGGAGCCCGGGCCGTACACGTAGTCCAGACGGGACGAGCCGTAGTCCTGCGAGAGCATGCGCCCGTTCTCGTCGTAGGCGAAGTCCACCTCGCCTGCGGTCCCCGTCCTTTTGGATAAATTCCCCATCATGTCATAAATATATACAAAATCACCAAAAAGCGTACTCTTGTACGTATTTGGGGCTACAGCCTGGCAATTTCTTCTACTGAGAGGCCGGAATAAGCGGCAATCTTCTCAACAGGGACATTATCGGCAAGCATAGCCTTCGCCATTTCGCGTTTACTTTCAGAAACGCTCTCGGCAACCTTCGCGTTGATTTCGTCCGCGAATTCTTCAAAGATGCCATCGACCATAACATTGTGGTCCCATTTTTCGTGATACATTTTTTGGTATACCTCGAATTCTTCCTTGCTGAAGTTAGATACTTTTGAACTTTCTGTCAAGTGTTCGAACTTTTTCTCGTCCAACTCGGCGGGCAGTTCCTTAAGCCGGTTCAGAAAACGAAAGAAAAACAGCCACTTGCTCAAGTCGTCGGATTTCTTTTTGATAAAGAAGGGAACCTTCGAAAGTTCAACAGTCGTAAAATTGTAGGCATCCACAAATTGTGCACCCGTTTCAAGATCGGTAACGGCAGCACGGTGCACAATCCGGTTGTCATCAAACACCTTATGTCGCGCGAATGCAATCACGTACGTGGGTTTTATATCGTAATTCCAATCATCGCCTGGTTCCGACTGGTTCGCGACCATTTCGCTGGCATAAAAGGCGAGGCGTTTCAAAAAGTTGGTCATCCGGCGGATTTGCACCTCTATTTCGATGAGGTTGCCCATATCGTCTTCGCAGTGCAGGTCAAAAATCGCCGTGCGGGATTCCCTGCTCCCGCTCAGGTTTTTCGCCACGTTGCGAGTCCACACGTTCTTGATGGGCCGCTTGAGCTGAGGTTCCAGCAGGTCGTTCAGGAGATTCACAAGGTTTTCACGGCTTGAAGGTTTGTCCGGGTCAAAAGCCTTCTTGAAGGCCAAATCCACCAGCAAATTTGCAAACGGGCTCTTTTCGCCCGGTTTCACGATACAGTCCTTAAGCAGCTTGCGCTTGGCCATTGTACATTCCCCTGTCGATATTGTCGTTCAATGTTTCAAACACGGACAATATAAACCGGCAGAAAGCGCAAGTCAAGACAAAATAATTTTGCAAAAATAGGCCGACAAAAAAGCTGTTTAAAACGTCCAAAAAAATTAGGGATTCCACACATCAGCCGGCCAACAAATCAAACAGAAGAATACGAAATTTATGGTTTTCTTCCTGATTCATTTTAAAGCTGAAAACATGGACTGTACCATCCTTCTTCTCAAACCGGAATTCAATCTCGTATGACGGAATAGAAGGTGTCACAACATAGATAAAGAAATCCGTATCAAAACCTATCTCAAGAAATATTTTATTCGATCCTATCTTTATTTCTTTTTCCCCATTTTTTAGCATAACCGTCAAATTTACTTTTTGTCCAAACTCATCTATAATGGACGCATTCTCCATAGAAGTCTTCTTTTCAACATGCTTCGGCAGGAAAATCCCATAATCCGAGCCGGTCTTCACCTGTACCACAAAATATTTGTGGTAGGGAACAACGGAATCCCCGACTTCCTCTTGGGTATAAGGGAAATCAGCCATGCAGAAAAAACCTGGATCCTCACACCCCTTTACATCATAGTCAACAACTCTTTCCAAATAGAAACAGGAAGTCAAGAGAAGCATGAAAGGCAAAAGGATTAAACACGCGAACACTTTCATGTTACTGTTTATTTTCTCGTTTGGAATCCCCGTCCTTTTGGATAAATTTCCCATCATGCCATAAATATATACAAAAAATCCCCGGCAATGCCAGGGACCCTGCGTAGTATTTTCTTTTCCGCAATTACTTTACGTCAATTTTCAGGGTCTTCCCTTTGGAAGATTTAGCCAGGTATATTCCGCCGCGCTTGGCAAGCTTTGCCGTACCGGCACGCAGCGACTGCATATCGGAGGCCTCGACCATACCGACATAACCGCCATTCAAATCGAACACCTTGTACTTGCCGGAAACCTGAGCGAGCTGAGCGAGAGCAGACACCGCAGTCGTGCCCTCGTCAGCATCGCCAAAGCGGAACCAGTCGACGTTTGCGTAATCCCCAACAATAGTCAGGCGCACAATATGCTCGCCTTCCTTGAGGTCGACCGTTCCTGCATTAACATCCTCAAAAACGCTACTGCCCTCGCCTGTCTTGGGAACGGCAACCGCTTCGGTCACGTTCTTGCCGTCAATAGCAAACTGGATGGAAGAACCTTCGCGACCCGACGCGGCGTGGACAATCAAGGGATAGGAGCCCGCCTTCGTCACCTTCACCGAGTACTCCAGCCACTCGCCGGCCTCGGTATAACCGATGGCGTAGTTGTCACCGCCCTTTTCGATATCCACACCATCATTGCGGTATTCCCCGCCCTTGTTCACGGAATCTTTGTCCATGTAACTATCGTTGCCTTCGCCAACACCGGGAATGTCGTAGTTTTCAGCTTCTATCTTGCCCGGAATTTCCGCAACCTTGTCGCCATAGGTTTTGCGCGGAACGGGCTTCACCGGAGTGTTCACACCCACAAGCGTCACGATGCAATCCTTGTTCTCCGTGTCGCCGGCATCCATGGTAATAGTCACGGAACCGCTCTTCACCTCGACTTCGCCCTCGTCTTTTGCGTTCTTCGCCTCGCTAGTCGTGTACATACGGAAAGCCCCGATTTTTGCACCGGGTACGTTCACGGTTACCGTCTTCTTGTTCTTGTAATCGCGATTCACGAGCACCACGATGACGCTGTCACCGTCGGCGCTCTTGTAGGCACTGGCAAACAGGTTCGCTTCGGGCTTCGCGGTCGCCCCCACGCGGATAGCCCCCGGACGGATGAACCGGGCAAACTGGCTCATCACGTAACCGCGCTTACTGATTTTGCCGATTTCGTTCTGCGGCACCTGCAGCTTGTTACCGAAATCCTTATCCATGATGAGGCCGTAGCAGCGGCGAATGTACCACCAAGTATATTGGTTGAAATTGCCGATGACAAGGCCTCGGTGGATTTCGTAAGCCAAATCCATCGCGCGTACCGTATCGTAAACAGCCGTATTCGCCTGGTCGCCCGTCTTCATGTACTTGCGCCAGTAATTGCCGCTCCCCTGGCTTTCGGTGTAGTGTTCCGTCATCCAGCGTTCCACGCCCTTCTGGTCAGCCAGCTTGTACGCAAAAAAGTCGTCGCCCGTAGAGGCCTGGCTCGCATAGAAGTGCGCCCCGAGGATATCCCAGTTCTTGAGGGCGTTGGGGTCGTTCAGCACCTTGTTGTAAAGGTTCTTGTCATACTTGAACGATTCCGTCGAAATCACCTTGGTGCCGTTCTTGCGCATCTGATCGGCATAGCCCTTGGTGAAGTTGTAAATTTCATCGGCACTCCAGCAAGCCCATTCTCCGCACCAGTCCGGCTCGTTACTAATGGAAATTGCATACAGGGGAACGCCCTGGTTTTTCATGTAGGCGGTAAAGCTGTTCAAGTGGTCGACATATTTCTGATAATCCGAAGACCTTATATGCTGATTGGCGCCTGCATAAGGCGATGTCCAGGGCGTCGCATAAAGAATAAAGTCATCGCCAGCGTACTTCTTCGCCGATTTTGCGGCAGCCACTTCTTTATTGAAGTCGTTGGAACTGGCGTACACAGGAATGCGGAGCGTATTGAGGCCAATAGTGCCCTCGCCCGTACCGAACGCAAGTTTCGCATCGGCGTCGGAAAGCCCGCCGCCGTTCTGCCACTGGTTATGCACCATGCCACCGAAACCACGGATAACCTGATGTTCTTCGTCTAATTTCACGTCCACCGTAGACGCATTACCGATAGTGATGAACACACCACACGTAAAGACGATTCTTTTGAAGCCTCTACAAAACATAACATGCCCTTTACACTTAACCGTGGACATTCACGGCTTTTTTTCTAAATCTAACATGCGCAAGAGCACAAATCACATATTTGAAAAATCGTTCCAATGACATTTTGTCAAATTTTGCCACTTCACATTCAATACAAACTAACTAGCACAATGTAAAAAAAAAGAGCCGACATCGCAGCCAGCTCCTTTGCAAGGTAAATTTTTCTTTTTATTTCAGCTTACTTTTCTTGACGCCGAAGAATTCGATATCGTCAATCCAGAACTCGCTCGTACCGGGCCCACTGAAGAGGGAGAAATGCGTTACATGAGTCTTGACCGCATCCCACCCAAGGTTGTCCCCGTTGGTATCGGAACTATCAATCATGTCGGCCGGGGTAACACAGTAACGCGTCCATACGGAATCAAGCTCCAGGTGCGTCCAGGACTTGCCCGTTTCGACATCTTCGGTGCTGTCCGCATTCACGTCGAACGAGACACTGATATGGTCCGTGCCCTTCGCCCAGAATACCACGGAATCCAAATTGCTGAAATCCACAGAATCTTCAAAAGCAAACCCCATAAGGGCCCAATTCAGGGCGGAATCGTTCACAGAACTGAAGTGCGCCACCCAACCTTCACGGTCGTTCACCTGTTCGGATTCAAGTTTAGCCTCGGCATATTGGGAAACACCGGTATGCCAACCTCTAACGCCACTTTCAAAATCAGCAAACAAGGCATAGAAAGGTTCCGGCTCACCTATTTCGAAGGAATCAACCGTCTTCTTCGACTTGATATCTGCGGACTTCGAGCCGATAATCCTCGTATTTTCCACATGGGATTCCCAGCCGTTTTCATCCTTGTACGTGCTGTCGGAATAAAGGAACGCGACCACCTCAAGTTTACCCTCCGGCAAAGACTTGAAGGCGAACGAACCGGATGTATCAGTCTGAACGGAGTAGTCCAAGCCACGCACAGAGACCGTCACACCCGCAGTGCCATCCGGGAGGTTCACCTTACCATTCAAGGCGCCCGGTTTCTGGATACGCAGCGGCATCTCGATAAGGCCAGTATCGGCCTCGGTAATCTCTATTTTCTTGAATCCCTTCAACGAATCGTTACGGGCCTCGACCACATAGAAACCGACATTCATCGTCTTGATTTTCAAAACGCCATTATCGTCTGTCTCGGCATCGACAAAAGTATCATTTGAAGTATTTGTACCAGCAAGGTAAGAGGCCGAACGGACAAGGACCTTCGTACGCGCCGCAGGAGTGCCATCAGCAAAATGCACAGAAAATGCGACGGAGTTCTCCGTCTCCAAAGACGAGCCGGCAACATCGCTATTCGAACCGCAACCAACCATGCACAGCGCAGCGCCGCACATGACCGTTACTCCTATATTCCACACCCGTTTTCTCATTTTGACTCCTTGTGTCCGTCCCCCATCGAAGCACCCAGGTCTCCTTTGCGGGCAACCGGGTAAAAAGCCATCGAGAGTTGCATAACGCGATCCGGGGATTTCGCCTCGTCAACACGTTTTTGCACCAGTCTGCGGAATTCCCGGAGCATATCCCCGAGATCTTCGAAGCAGGATTGGTCAACTGACAAAGTAAGTGTAGAAATATTTCGTTCGCTAACAGGGATATTATCCAAAGCATCACTGGCTAAACCGAGTACTTGCTTCTGGAATTCTCGCACGGCAGAGGCTTTTTCGGGGCCACCAACCGTCAAGTGGGCATCCGTGAGGGCCAACTTGCCCGAGGCAAGCTTCTTCACCAGGCCCACCTCCTTCAAAATTTCAATAGCCTCTTCGGCCTGGGCCTCGGTAATGGGCGGGCAAATGTCACGGGAAATCTGCTTGATATTGACAACGCCACCGTTCAGTTCCAGGTAGGCGCGGACAGCGGGAATCCACCAGTTGCGCAGGAGCTTGAGTTCGGCAGCCTCCAAGCTATGACGATCGACATCGCGCAAGGCGAGCGCCTTGGCCATCAGCTCGTCGTGCTTGCTTTTATCCTTGCTTACGGCAGCAGAGTAGAGAAGGTCGAAGTATTCCGCAGAACGCCCCGACAAGTCCAGGAGATCTTTGGCCGACGGCAACGCATGTGCCGGCAGGTGCTGCTTCTTTTGGAGCACGCGATAGAGGTAACTGGAATCCAGCCCCAGCTTATCGCCCATCATCCTGTACGAGTAGAAAGGCATCTCTTCCTTCCGCCTGTCGTAGTAGGATTTCAAGAAGTCGCGGTAGTCCGCTATGTCAGAAAAAGTAACCATCGTCTATAAAGTTATTTTTTTCATGCTTATAAAAGTTTACCCTTCATATCACTTTCTGTGGATGTTTTGTCCAAACCACTGATACGT from uncultured Fibrobacter sp. includes these protein-coding regions:
- a CDS encoding Rpn family recombination-promoting nuclease/putative transposase — translated: MAKRKLLKDCIVKPGEKSPFANLLVDLAFKKAFDPDKPSSRENLVNLLNDLLEPQLKRPIKNVWTRNVAKNLSGSRESRTAIFDLHCEDDMGNLIEIEVQIRRMTNFLKRLAFYASEMVANQSEPGDDWNYDIKPTYVIAFARHKVFDDNRIVHRAAVTDLETGAQFVDAYNFTTVELSKVPFFIKKKSDDLSKWLFFFRFLNRLKELPAELDEKKFEHLTESSKVSNFSKEEFEVYQKMYHEKWDHNVMVDGIFEEFADEINAKVAESVSESKREMAKAMLADNVPVEKIAAYSGLSVEEIARL
- a CDS encoding carbohydrate-binding protein gives rise to the protein MFCRGFKRIVFTCGVFITIGNASTVDVKLDEEHQVIRGFGGMVHNQWQNGGGLSDADAKLAFGTGEGTIGLNTLRIPVYASSNDFNKEVAAAKSAKKYAGDDFILYATPWTSPYAGANQHIRSSDYQKYVDHLNSFTAYMKNQGVPLYAISISNEPDWCGEWACWSADEIYNFTKGYADQMRKNGTKVISTESFKYDKNLYNKVLNDPNALKNWDILGAHFYASQASTGDDFFAYKLADQKGVERWMTEHYTESQGSGNYWRKYMKTGDQANTAVYDTVRAMDLAYEIHRGLVIGNFNQYTWWYIRRCYGLIMDKDFGNKLQVPQNEIGKISKRGYVMSQFARFIRPGAIRVGATAKPEANLFASAYKSADGDSVIVVLVNRDYKNKKTVTVNVPGAKIGAFRMYTTSEAKNAKDEGEVEVKSGSVTITMDAGDTENKDCIVTLVGVNTPVKPVPRKTYGDKVAEIPGKIEAENYDIPGVGEGNDSYMDKDSVNKGGEYRNDGVDIEKGGDNYAIGYTEAGEWLEYSVKVTKAGSYPLIVHAASGREGSSIQFAIDGKNVTEAVAVPKTGEGSSVFEDVNAGTVDLKEGEHIVRLTIVGDYANVDWFRFGDADEGTTAVSALAQLAQVSGKYKVFDLNGGYVGMVEASDMQSLRAGTAKLAKRGGIYLAKSSKGKTLKIDVK
- a CDS encoding carboxypeptidase-like regulatory domain-containing protein, with the protein product MRKRVWNIGVTVMCGAALCMVGCGSNSDVAGSSLETENSVAFSVHFADGTPAARTKVLVRSASYLAGTNTSNDTFVDAETDDNGVLKIKTMNVGFYVVEARNDSLKGFKKIEITEADTGLIEMPLRIQKPGALNGKVNLPDGTAGVTVSVRGLDYSVQTDTSGSFAFKSLPEGKLEVVAFLYSDSTYKDENGWESHVENTRIIGSKSADIKSKKTVDSFEIGEPEPFYALFADFESGVRGWHTGVSQYAEAKLESEQVNDREGWVAHFSSVNDSALNWALMGFAFEDSVDFSNLDSVVFWAKGTDHISVSFDVNADSTEDVETGKSWTHLELDSVWTRYCVTPADMIDSSDTNGDNLGWDAVKTHVTHFSLFSGPGTSEFWIDDIEFFGVKKSKLK
- a CDS encoding DUF4423 domain-containing protein, coding for MVTFSDIADYRDFLKSYYDRRKEEMPFYSYRMMGDKLGLDSSYLYRVLQKKQHLPAHALPSAKDLLDLSGRSAEYFDLLYSAAVSKDKSKHDELMAKALALRDVDRHSLEAAELKLLRNWWIPAVRAYLELNGGVVNIKQISRDICPPITEAQAEEAIEILKEVGLVKKLASGKLALTDAHLTVGGPEKASAVREFQKQVLGLASDALDNIPVSERNISTLTLSVDQSCFEDLGDMLREFRRLVQKRVDEAKSPDRVMQLSMAFYPVARKGDLGASMGDGHKESK